CAATTCCTGGTCGTTTGGCTGGTGTATTGATCTCTTTGGATACAGGTTCAACAACAGCATACTCCATCGATAAGTTACAAGACCGTGGTCGTTTCTTCGTAGATCCAGGTGTGGATGTATATGAAGGACAAATTTTAGGTGAACATATCCGTGACAATGATTTAACGATCAACGTTACCAAAGGAAAACAGTTGACAAATATGCGTGCTTCTGGTTCTGACGACAACGTACGTATTGCACCAGCAATCAAATTCTCCTTGGAAGAATGTATGGAGTATATTCAAGCTGATGAGTATATTGAGGTGACACCGCAATCAATGCGTCTACGTAAAATCTATTTGACTGAAAACGAGCGTAAAGTAAACGCGAAGAAATTTCAATAGTCAATAGCGAAAAGCGATAACAGAAAAGCCCCCGAACATTGTTCGAGGGCTTTTTTATTGCATTGTGATTTGTTTTAGTCAGTATATCGCTGTAGCGGTTTACTTTTTTGTTCTTACCTCTGCTGCACGGTAGGTGTCACCATCCGTTGTGTAGATTTTGAACTGCACATCATAAGCTTCCGGTACATAAACCACAATCGGCATTCGGCCATTGTAACGTACAGTCTCCGGTTGTGCCGAAACAAAAAGGTTTCTTTTTTCTTTGTTTGGACAAGCCATCATGGTGCTGGCAACATTGCCATTTGTTTTGAATACATAATAGTCATAACCCCAGCCTTGAAGATCCTTTTTCTCCAACGTGCCCGATAGGTTAAAGGAGTTACATTCATCTACTTCCATCCATTTACCTACCGAAAATTCTATTTTTTTGTTTTTATCGCTTTCTGAATAGGGAACTTCAATCACCATTTTCTTATATCCTTTTTCGGGGCTCGGAAAAATGCTTAAGTCTATTTTGTCGATAACCATTTGCGCTTTACTAATAGTTGTTGAGGATACTAATGCAATTACTAATAGCATCATTACTTGAAATACTTTTTTTTTCATATCACTGTTATTTGATTTTTAAAGACATATTTGCTATTCATCTGTTTTGTGTTTTTCAGTCAATAATATCAAATATGCCTTAATTAATTTGTTGTTTAAACGCTGCGTCTACAAAAAATGCTACATTTTTATAGAAGATTAACACCTATAGGACTATATTGTTTTCGAAAGGATTAATTGTAAATCGAAAAATATCAAAAAATAATTGTTTGGTAAACTAAATGAAATTTTATGTTTTGCATTATAAGCAGAGTTTAAAATTAGTGATTTGCCAGGATGAACCCTTTTGGTAAACTTTAGCCAAGTTTAGAACGGCAGCTCTTTTTTTGAAATTCAGGTGATAGAAAACCGAATAGCTTTTTAATTCGCAGGAATATAATCAGCCAAGAATACGTAACTTTGTGTGAGATAAGGATTATTATGAGTAAACAGGTGGAGCACACTCCAAAAGAATATATTCAGATAAAGGGTGCAAGAGTTAATAACTTAAAGAATATTGACGTTGATATCCCAAAAAATAAATTAGTTGTTATCACTGGAATGTCGGGCTCAGGAAAATCATCCTTAGCTTTTGATACGCTCTACGCCGAAGGACAACGACGTTATGTCGAGAGTCTTTCTTCGTACGCACGACAGTTTATGGGGCGGATGAATAAACCGGAGGTTGATTACATCAAAGGTATTGCTCCAGCGATTGCCATAGAACAACGCGTCATTACGTCCAACCCTCGTTCGACGGTGGGGACATCCACTGAGATCTACGATTATCTGAAATTGTTGTATGCCCGGATCGGCAAGACAATTTCTCCTATATCGGGCCGCGAGGTGACCAAAGATAGTGTGAGTTCAGTGGTGGATTTTGCGTTGAATTTAGCGGAGGGGACAACCGTGACACTTCTTGCACCGCTTATGCCTTCACACGGTCGTAAGCTCAAGGAAGAACTGTCGCTCTTGTTACAGAAAGGTTTTGTGCGTGTCGTCTATGGCGATAGTATGCAGAAAATCGAAACTATTATCGATGATAAGTCCGTTGCCAATAAAGACCTTCAGGATGGTGAAGTGCTTATTGTCGTCGACCGGGTACGTATTGAACAGGACGATGATACCGTCAATCGACTTTCTGACTCTGTCCAAACGGGATTTTTCGAGGGTAAAGGCGAGCTCTATATGGAAGAAAATGGTCAGCGGCATCATTTCTCCCATAAATTTGAACTTGATGGCATAACCTTTGAAGAACCTACACCAAATTTCTTCAGTTTTAATAATCCTTATGGTGCCTGTCGCCGATGTGAAGGTTACGGGAAGATCATTGGTATTGATCCCGATCTTGTTATTCCAGACAAGAGCCGATCGGTTTACGATGGCGCAATTGCACCCTGGCGAGGAGAGAAAATGGGCGAGTGGCTACAGAAACTTGTTAAAAGTTCACTGAAATTTGATTTCCCGATACATCGTGCATACATGGACCTGACGACCGCGCAGAAAGAGCTGCTGTGGACGGGAAATCAATATTTTGAAGGCCTTACCCAGTTCTTCGAAGAACTTGAAGCCCAAACCTATAAAATTCAATACCGTGTGATGTTATCGCGCTACCGTGGGAAGAAAGATTGCCCGGATTGCCGCGGTACCCGATTGCGAAAAGATGCTACCTACGTGAAAGTAGGGGGCAAGTCTATCACCGATATCGTATTGATGCCGCTTGAAGAAGCCTTGGATTTTTTTAAAACTTTACCGCTGGTCGGCAATGAGCCGGTCATTGCCAAAAGACTTCTTGCTGAAATTAATAACAGGTTGCAATTTTTGTGTGATGTTGGATTAAGTTATCTGACGTTGAACCGGCTGTCGAATACCCTTTCAGGCGGTGAGTCGCAGCGGATCAACCTGGCCACTTCATTAGGGAGTTCGCTCGTAGGTTCTATCTATGTGTTGGACGAACCCAGTATCGGGCTCCATCCACGTGATACACAGCGCCTGATTTCTGTGCTGAAATCCCTCCGCGATGTTGGCAATACGGTTGTAGTGGTCGAGCATGAGCAGGAAATGATGGAAGCTGCCGATTACCTGATCGATATCGGACCAGAAGCGGGAATTAATGGCGGCGAGATGGTCTTTGCGGGTACATATCAACAGATTCTGAAAGATACAAAAAGTCTTACGGGTCAATACCTCAGTGGTAAAAGCCAGATTGAGGTACCCCAAAAACGTCGTCCATGGTCCAATAGTGTAACCATTAAAGGGGCACATGAGAATAACCTCAAAGGGATTGATGTACAATTTCCATTGAATACCTTTACTGTGGTAACGGGTGTTTCGGGATCAGGTAAGACCTCGTTGGTCAAACGTATCCTTTACCCGGCACTGCAGAAGTCGATCGGCAATTACTCTGGTGAGCAGACAGGCGTCTATGATGCGATTGAAGGAGATATTACCCAGGTTGAACAAGTTGAAATGGTCGATCAAAATCCAATCGGTCGTTCTTCGCGATCCAACCCTGTTACTTACGTGAAAGCCTGGGATGAAATCAGGGCCTTGTATGCCAATCAGGCGCCAGCCAAAGCTGCTGGATTGAAACCTGCTGCATTTTCATTTAATGTTGAAGGTGGACGTTGTGATGTTTGTCAGGGCGAAGGTGAAGTTAAAATTGAAATGCAATTTATGGCCGATATCGTTCTGCCATGTGAGGCCTGTGGAGGGAAACGATTTAAACAATTTGTGCTTGATGTACATTACAAGAACAAGTCGGTCGCAGATGTTCTCGAGCTGAGTGTTGATGAAGCGATTGTATTCTTTGAAGACCAGCCCAAAATATTGGCTAAATTGCAGCCTTTACAGGACGTTGGATTAGGCTACGTTAAGCTCGGGCAATCGTCAAGTACATTGTCTGGCGGTGAAGCACAGCGGATTAAACTGGCCTCTTTCCTTATTAAGGGTAATAACAGTAAGAAGACACTCTTTATCTTTGATGAGCCAACAACAGGCTTACACTTTCAGGATATTAAAAAGCTATTGAAATCATTCGATGCACTGATTGCCCTAGGCAACAGTATATTGGTGATCGAGCACAATATGGATATGATCAAATCGGCAGATTGGGTGATCGATATTGGTCCAGAAGGTGGAAATAAAGGTGGAAAGCTAGTCTTTGCGGGTCTTCCGGAAGAACTTATCCATTGTAAAGATTCTTATACAGGTCAATTTTTAAAAGCACATTTAAAAGATTAAACCCTACTTTAGCGAAGTGAAGTAATCGATATCAGGAGACTTGGGCTACCAATAAGTTACGATTTATTGTTCCTTTTGTTAAGGCCTGATGGATACTTTACACGAAATAAAAAACTAATATTTTAATACTTAATACAATTATGATTAAAAGATTTTTTTTAAGTGTAGTCCTTGGAATAGCAGCGCTTTCGTCCATGGCGCAGCAACCGGAAAGACCAAAATTGGTTGTCGGCCTGATGGTGGATCAAATGCGTTGGGATTATTTATATCGTTTTGCGGATCGATATGGAAATGATGGTTTCAAACGACTTTTGAAAGAAGGATTTTCCTGTGAAAATACATTGATTAACTATATTCCGACATACACAGCCATTGGGCACAGTTCGGTATATACAGGCTCAGTTCCCTCCATACATGGTATTGCAGGTAATGACTGGATCGAAGAACAGACGGGTAAGAATATGTACTGTACGCAGGACGATAATGTTGTTGGTGTAGGGACTACCGCCAAGGAAGGGCAGCAGTCCCCACGTAATTTGCTTGCGTCGACTGTAACGGATCAATTGAAACTCGCTTCTAACTTTAAATCGAAAGTGATCGGTATCGCGATTAAAGACCGTGGTGGTATTCTGCCTGCGGGGCATTTTGCTGATGCAGCGTATTGGTTCGAAGCAAAATCAGGTGATTGGATCACCTCTAATTTCTACATGGATAAACTGCCAAAATGGGTGGTAGACTTCAACAAGAGAAAATTGGCCGAAAAATACCTGAAAGGCGACTGGAAACCCATGTATGATATTAGTACCTATGCTGCCAACAGTATTGCAGATGATAATATCTACGAAGGTAAATACCCTGGCGAAGAAAAACCGACTTTGCCGCGCGCGACTTCTAAGCTGATGAAAGACGAAGGCTATGAGCTGATCAAAACCACACCAATGGGAAATCAGTTTACCTTGGATCTGGCAATGGAAGCAATCAAAAATGAACAGATGGGAAATAACCCAACTAAAAATACCGACTTCCTTTGTGTGAGCCTTTCAGCAACAGATTACGTCGGACACCGCTATTCATTGACAGCAGTGGAGATTGAAGATATCTACCTGCAGCTTGATAAACAACTTGCCGATTTCTTCAACTATTTGGACAAGACCGTGGGTAAAGGAAACTATACCTTCTTCCTGACTGCAGATCATGGGGCTTCTTATAACTCTCGGTTCTTTATGGACATGAAAGGAAATGGCGGTTATTTCTATTCCCGTCAGATTATCACAGGACTTAACAAAACCCTTAAAGAGAAATTTGGACAAGAGAAGCTGGTGACAAGCTTGATGAACTATCAGGTGCATCTCGCTAATCAAAAGATTGATTCGTTGAATTTGGATCGTGAAAAAATAAAAGAAACCATCATTCGTGAACTTCGCCATACAGAAGGTGTTGCTTATGTGGCTGATATGGAAAAAGGAGAAAGTCTGATGATTCCGGCGCCTATTCGCGAGAAAATGATCAATGGTTACAACTTTAAACGTAGTGGTGCAATTCAGATTGTTTGTGAACCGCAATGGTATGACGGTACGCCGCGCTCGACTGGTACAACACATGGTACCTGGTCTGGCTATGATTCCCATATTCCATTGGTATTTATGGGCTGGGGAATTAAACCAGGTGTATCTAATACAGAGGTGCATATTGTGGATATTGCACCGACAATCTCTTCGCTATTGCACATTACTGAGCCCAATGGTAGCATCGGCAAACCGATCACGGCAGTGCTGGGTCAATAAGGAGACTGTTGGTACCTGCTAAATCCGGCAGGTTTTATTCTATTGAATAAAAAACGTAAATTTGCAATTCAACAGGGGGTAAACAAACTATGCTTTCCAAAAAAACAAAATATGCAATAAAAGCACTGATGGTGCTTGGTCGTAATTACGGTAATGAGCCGATGCAAATCGTGAAGATTGCGCAGGAGGAGAATATTCCAAAAAAATTCTTGGAACAAATTCTGCTTGAAATGCGAAATGCCGGAATTCTCTACAGCAAAAAAGGTGCTGGCGGTGGTTATAGCCTTAATAAAGCTCCCGAAGATGTTTTTTTATCGCAGGTAATGCGCCTGATCGATGGACCCATAGCCTTGCTCCCCTGCGTGAGCTTAAACTTCTACCGCTCGTGCGAAGAGTGTACCCAAGAGCATGCCTGTGGCATACGCGATACGTTTGTAGAAGTGAGAAATGCCATGTTGCAGATTTTAAACGATACAAGTATTGCCCATTTAATCAATAAGGAAAAAGAATTGAACCTGAATGTAGATTAAAGGAAATAAAATATATTTTTCTATTTATACTGGAGGCGTAACAAATAAGTTACGCCTCTTTTTTTATGTGCTGAAATAACTGGTATATAGTCGATTGTGGCGTTTTATTGGAAAGGTTTAAATTTATTTTATTAATTATACAATTATTTAACATTATTTTACGAATTTTCCGTAGCAACATATCTATATTTACCTCGACAATATATAAACGAAATTTTATGAAACTAACCTATTCCCTAGTTTTGTTTCTTTTATTTTCTGTCCTGGGTTCCAAGTCCTATGCACAACATAAACTTGTGGGATCGGTGGCAGATATCAAAGATCTTGCAAAACTACATCAAGCTTCAATCGCGCTGCTCAATCCCAAAGATTCGATTTTGGTTAAATTTGGCCGGACGAAGGAAAATGGAACATTCCAAATTGCTAATCTAGACACAGGTACCTATAAAATGGTGGTTTCCTATCCACAGTATGCTGACTTGGTAAAGGATATCCATGTGGCTGCCCAAGACTTAGATATCGGTATTGTAAAGCTATCCAAGGCAGCTCTACTGCTGGAAGAGGTTCAGGTAAATGGTAAAATTCCGGTGGTGATCAAAGGCGATACAATAGAATATGATGCAGGTAGTTTTAAAGTAGAGAAGGATGCTAAAGTGGAAGACCTGCTGAAGGTATTACCGGGTATTACAATGGATGGGTCAGGCAAGATCATCGCGCAGGGGAAGGAAGTGAAAAAGGTGTTGCTTGACGGTGAAGAGTTTTTTGGCGATGACCCAACGCTGATTACGAAAAACATCCGGTCAGATATGGTCAGCAAAGTACAGGTTTATGAAAAGAAATCGGATCTTGCCGTACGTACCGGCGTGGATGACGGAGAACGTACACAGACAATTGATATCAAGCTCAAAGAAGATAAGAAAAAGGGAATGTTCGGTCAGGCTGTTGCGGGAGCTGGTACAGACAACTATTATGGCGGAAAAGTCATGCTCAATAAGTTTAAGGGCTCGCAGAAAATTGCTGCTTATGGTATTCTGGCCAATGATGGAATGGTCGGATTGGGGTTTGAAGATAGCCAAAAATATGGTGTGGGCGGAAGTAGCAATGTGCAGATGATGGAGGGCGGAGGCATTATGATTTCCTCTGGTGGTGATGGTTCTGATGGGGGATGGGACGGTAAATACTATGGTGGTGGCGTACCTAAGGCTGTCAACATGGGAGCAAGCTATTCGGATAAGTCCAAAGATGATAAGCATAAGATCAATGTCAACTTCAAGCGGAATCAGATCAATGTCAACAATACAAGTACATACAACGCACAGAATAACCTTCCTGAACGCGCACAGGTAGATAATAATGTGACCACATCTGAAACAGAAACACAGGCAAATATTGCAAATCTACGGTATGACTATAAGCTTGATTCGCTTGCTGACCTTACTGTCACCATGGGCTTTACCAAATCTAGCCGTGACAATTTATCCAATTCCGAAGCAGATCAACGTAAATTGGATGGCACATTGATTACACGGACTTCGTCCAAGACAGATTTAAATAATGATCAGGATCGATTTAATGTCAATGCGATGCTTACACGTCGTTTCAAAAAGGACCGCCGCTCCATTACTTTCAATGTCAATGCGAATGCAGATCAAAATCGCAACAAAACACAGTATTTTTCGGAAAACTTCTTCCAAAGTTCCGGAGATACAACCTTGATCGATCAATATAAAAATGATAAGCTGGCGAACAATACCTACGGAGCTTCAGTAACCTATTCGGAGCCGCTTTCTAAAAGGCTGACCGCTGCAATAGGTTATGCATTCAATCAAAATAAATCGGAAACACTCAATCAGTCATTTGATAAAGATCCGGCTACAGGAAAATATACAGTATTGGACCAAAACCTGCTCAACGATTTTGATTTTAACAGTTTAAAAAATGGTGTCAACGCCTCCTTGAATTACAAGTCGAATACATTAACAGTAAATTTGAGCAATCGGGTTGATTTTGAGCAGGTCAAGAGAACCTATAACAACCTGAATACAATACTGCAGCGGAACCAGACATCTGTTGCTCCAAATCTTTCCATCAACTACAAAATCTCGAAAAGCAAAAATGTAAGCTTCCGCTACAGCGGCCGCACGAGTCAGCCTTCGTTGACGCAAATAGAGCCATTGAAACAAAATTCCCAGCCACTCGTCGAGTATTTGGATAATCCAGATCTGAAAGCGGGCTTTGATAACTCCTATTCAGTTAATTTCAATAACTACAAGCAGTTAAAGGATCAGAGTATCTATTTTTATGTGAGTGCAGATCAAGGAAAGAAAAGTATCAACAATAGCGTGCGCTATGATCTAGATAAAGGTACGCAGCAAATTTCCTACGTCAATATTGATAAAGACAATTGGCGTATGTATGGTGGTGGAGGATACAGTTTTGTATTGAAGAAAAAATGGGGATTAAAAATGAATCTTGGCATGAATGCGCAGTATAACAGCCAGTTTAGCTATTTATCCTCCTTCAATGAAGAGCCAAAGCTCAATAGAAATCAAACATGGAGTGTAGCACCAAGTATTGGTTTTAGCCGATATAAAGCGAACAAAATGGATTTTTACATCTCCATGAGCCCTGGTGCGGAGCAGATGAATTCCTATTTGCAGCCTGAGTTGAACCGGACGACTTTTAAATTCAGGACGTTCTCGGAGATTACCTATTATTTACCAAAAGACTTTAAAATTTCCCTGTCGACAAACCAGAATTATCAGGCCGCTACAAAAACGCTTGAATCCATTAATATCATTAATATGAATGGTTATGTTTCCAAGAAATTATTGAAAGATAAGTCCTTGGAGGTACAGGTATTTGTCAATGATATTTTGAACAAAAATAATGGAGTGTATCGTTATCAGAATGGAACTTCATTTATCCAGACCAGCAACGACGTATTACGTCGGTATGGAATGCTAAAAGTAATCTACAATTTTACAACAATGAAAGGAGATGCCAAATGAGTAAGTATATCAAGTTGATGGTTTGGGTATTATTGCTGTGCGCGGGTACAGCCCATGCACAACATGCTTATTTTCCGAGCAGCGGAACGGTCACCTATGAACGGAAGTTCCATGTGCAGAATTTCTTAAAGCGTAATTATCTCAGCAAGCCCGATTTAGATACCTGGGATAAGCTGATGGTCGACAATGCCGTGAAAAATGGGCCCGCTGAGGTGGTGACCCACCATATTTTGAAATTTTACGATAATGAAACCCTGTTTGAAACCGTGCAGGAGGATTATCCTGCGAATTATCGTAATGTGACTTACTATAATTCTATTCTTCCCGATTCAAAAACCTATATTAATTTCCAGAATCAGGAGTTTTTAAAGTTGCTCCCTTTTGGAGATGAGCAGTTGTTGCTCAAAGATTCTTTGCCTGCGGTTAAATGGAAATATACGGATGAATACCGAAATATTGCGGGATATGATTGTCGGAGAGCAAATGGTGTTATTCAAGATTCGGTCTATGTAGTAGCCTTTTTTGCTGGACAAATACCAATCTCTGGTGGGCCTGAGCTTATCCATGGGCTCCCTGGGCTGGTAATGGGGATATCTATACCGAGCATGAATGTCAATATGTTTGCCACAAAGGTGGAGATTACCAATACAGCATTTTCCAATGTGCTGACCAAAAAGAAAAAGGTGGTTGCGGAATCCAGAACGGAGATCATAAAGAAGCTGAAAGATACCGTCTATGACTATATGGATGAGAAGGCCTTTAAAAAACGACTGCAGAGTATACTCTTTTAGGGGATAATCTTATACCGTTCTTGTCCCGTCGAGATGATAAAAAAGCCTGTTCATACGAACAGGCTTTTTGTATAAAAGGAATGCCGGTTTTATATTAACGTACCGTACTTCCTACTTTAATGGTTGTATCTGGTTTGACAAAATCCAATCGTCCATCAGCGTCTTCTGCCATCAGGATCATTCCCTGCGACATAATTCCTTTGATTTCACGAGGTTCAAGGTTGACCAAGATAGATACCTGACGGCCTACGATTTCCTCTGGACTGAAGAACTCTGCGATACCCGAAACGACAGTGCGTGTATCTAAGCCGGTGTCTATCGTCAATTTTAACAATTTCTTGGTTTTGGCAACTTTTTCAGC
The Sphingobacterium multivorum genome window above contains:
- a CDS encoding GLPGLI family protein, whose product is MSKYIKLMVWVLLLCAGTAHAQHAYFPSSGTVTYERKFHVQNFLKRNYLSKPDLDTWDKLMVDNAVKNGPAEVVTHHILKFYDNETLFETVQEDYPANYRNVTYYNSILPDSKTYINFQNQEFLKLLPFGDEQLLLKDSLPAVKWKYTDEYRNIAGYDCRRANGVIQDSVYVVAFFAGQIPISGGPELIHGLPGLVMGISIPSMNVNMFATKVEITNTAFSNVLTKKKKVVAESRTEIIKKLKDTVYDYMDEKAFKKRLQSILF
- a CDS encoding RrF2 family transcriptional regulator, coding for MLSKKTKYAIKALMVLGRNYGNEPMQIVKIAQEENIPKKFLEQILLEMRNAGILYSKKGAGGGYSLNKAPEDVFLSQVMRLIDGPIALLPCVSLNFYRSCEECTQEHACGIRDTFVEVRNAMLQILNDTSIAHLINKEKELNLNVD
- a CDS encoding ecotin, whose protein sequence is MKKKVFQVMMLLVIALVSSTTISKAQMVIDKIDLSIFPSPEKGYKKMVIEVPYSESDKNKKIEFSVGKWMEVDECNSFNLSGTLEKKDLQGWGYDYYVFKTNGNVASTMMACPNKEKRNLFVSAQPETVRYNGRMPIVVYVPEAYDVQFKIYTTDGDTYRAAEVRTKK
- a CDS encoding outer membrane beta-barrel protein; its protein translation is MKLTYSLVLFLLFSVLGSKSYAQHKLVGSVADIKDLAKLHQASIALLNPKDSILVKFGRTKENGTFQIANLDTGTYKMVVSYPQYADLVKDIHVAAQDLDIGIVKLSKAALLLEEVQVNGKIPVVIKGDTIEYDAGSFKVEKDAKVEDLLKVLPGITMDGSGKIIAQGKEVKKVLLDGEEFFGDDPTLITKNIRSDMVSKVQVYEKKSDLAVRTGVDDGERTQTIDIKLKEDKKKGMFGQAVAGAGTDNYYGGKVMLNKFKGSQKIAAYGILANDGMVGLGFEDSQKYGVGGSSNVQMMEGGGIMISSGGDGSDGGWDGKYYGGGVPKAVNMGASYSDKSKDDKHKINVNFKRNQINVNNTSTYNAQNNLPERAQVDNNVTTSETETQANIANLRYDYKLDSLADLTVTMGFTKSSRDNLSNSEADQRKLDGTLITRTSSKTDLNNDQDRFNVNAMLTRRFKKDRRSITFNVNANADQNRNKTQYFSENFFQSSGDTTLIDQYKNDKLANNTYGASVTYSEPLSKRLTAAIGYAFNQNKSETLNQSFDKDPATGKYTVLDQNLLNDFDFNSLKNGVNASLNYKSNTLTVNLSNRVDFEQVKRTYNNLNTILQRNQTSVAPNLSINYKISKSKNVSFRYSGRTSQPSLTQIEPLKQNSQPLVEYLDNPDLKAGFDNSYSVNFNNYKQLKDQSIYFYVSADQGKKSINNSVRYDLDKGTQQISYVNIDKDNWRMYGGGGYSFVLKKKWGLKMNLGMNAQYNSQFSYLSSFNEEPKLNRNQTWSVAPSIGFSRYKANKMDFYISMSPGAEQMNSYLQPELNRTTFKFRTFSEITYYLPKDFKISLSTNQNYQAATKTLESINIINMNGYVSKKLLKDKSLEVQVFVNDILNKNNGVYRYQNGTSFIQTSNDVLRRYGMLKVIYNFTTMKGDAK
- the uvrA gene encoding excinuclease ABC subunit UvrA, which gives rise to MSKQVEHTPKEYIQIKGARVNNLKNIDVDIPKNKLVVITGMSGSGKSSLAFDTLYAEGQRRYVESLSSYARQFMGRMNKPEVDYIKGIAPAIAIEQRVITSNPRSTVGTSTEIYDYLKLLYARIGKTISPISGREVTKDSVSSVVDFALNLAEGTTVTLLAPLMPSHGRKLKEELSLLLQKGFVRVVYGDSMQKIETIIDDKSVANKDLQDGEVLIVVDRVRIEQDDDTVNRLSDSVQTGFFEGKGELYMEENGQRHHFSHKFELDGITFEEPTPNFFSFNNPYGACRRCEGYGKIIGIDPDLVIPDKSRSVYDGAIAPWRGEKMGEWLQKLVKSSLKFDFPIHRAYMDLTTAQKELLWTGNQYFEGLTQFFEELEAQTYKIQYRVMLSRYRGKKDCPDCRGTRLRKDATYVKVGGKSITDIVLMPLEEALDFFKTLPLVGNEPVIAKRLLAEINNRLQFLCDVGLSYLTLNRLSNTLSGGESQRINLATSLGSSLVGSIYVLDEPSIGLHPRDTQRLISVLKSLRDVGNTVVVVEHEQEMMEAADYLIDIGPEAGINGGEMVFAGTYQQILKDTKSLTGQYLSGKSQIEVPQKRRPWSNSVTIKGAHENNLKGIDVQFPLNTFTVVTGVSGSGKTSLVKRILYPALQKSIGNYSGEQTGVYDAIEGDITQVEQVEMVDQNPIGRSSRSNPVTYVKAWDEIRALYANQAPAKAAGLKPAAFSFNVEGGRCDVCQGEGEVKIEMQFMADIVLPCEACGGKRFKQFVLDVHYKNKSVADVLELSVDEAIVFFEDQPKILAKLQPLQDVGLGYVKLGQSSSTLSGGEAQRIKLASFLIKGNNSKKTLFIFDEPTTGLHFQDIKKLLKSFDALIALGNSILVIEHNMDMIKSADWVIDIGPEGGNKGGKLVFAGLPEELIHCKDSYTGQFLKAHLKD
- the pafA gene encoding alkaline phosphatase PafA, which codes for MIKRFFLSVVLGIAALSSMAQQPERPKLVVGLMVDQMRWDYLYRFADRYGNDGFKRLLKEGFSCENTLINYIPTYTAIGHSSVYTGSVPSIHGIAGNDWIEEQTGKNMYCTQDDNVVGVGTTAKEGQQSPRNLLASTVTDQLKLASNFKSKVIGIAIKDRGGILPAGHFADAAYWFEAKSGDWITSNFYMDKLPKWVVDFNKRKLAEKYLKGDWKPMYDISTYAANSIADDNIYEGKYPGEEKPTLPRATSKLMKDEGYELIKTTPMGNQFTLDLAMEAIKNEQMGNNPTKNTDFLCVSLSATDYVGHRYSLTAVEIEDIYLQLDKQLADFFNYLDKTVGKGNYTFFLTADHGASYNSRFFMDMKGNGGYFYSRQIITGLNKTLKEKFGQEKLVTSLMNYQVHLANQKIDSLNLDREKIKETIIRELRHTEGVAYVADMEKGESLMIPAPIREKMINGYNFKRSGAIQIVCEPQWYDGTPRSTGTTHGTWSGYDSHIPLVFMGWGIKPGVSNTEVHIVDIAPTISSLLHITEPNGSIGKPITAVLGQ